The proteins below come from a single Candidatus Zixiibacteriota bacterium genomic window:
- a CDS encoding 2-oxoacid:acceptor oxidoreductase family protein, with product MGQYEVLWAGFGGQGIMVAGQLLAYTGIKEGKNVVWLPSYGPEMRGGTAYCTVVISDARIGSPIISSPRAAVVFNRPSFDKFSPRIKAGGLLIVNSSLIDVTTERTDITEILVPANRMALDAGSPKATNIAMLSAFVGATGVVKYENLLAVLEEKLGSKKDLLDINRAVMKAGYELGQKAAKSAPGKKVKA from the coding sequence ATGGGACAGTATGAGGTGCTCTGGGCCGGATTCGGCGGCCAGGGAATCATGGTCGCCGGGCAGCTTCTCGCCTACACCGGCATCAAGGAAGGCAAAAACGTGGTGTGGCTGCCGTCGTACGGTCCGGAAATGCGCGGCGGTACGGCTTACTGCACGGTGGTAATCTCGGACGCGCGGATCGGCTCTCCGATCATATCCAGTCCGCGGGCGGCGGTCGTGTTCAACCGACCGTCGTTCGACAAATTCAGCCCCCGGATAAAGGCGGGTGGGTTGCTGATAGTGAATTCGTCGCTGATCGACGTTACCACGGAGCGCACGGATATCACCGAAATTCTCGTGCCGGCCAACCGGATGGCGCTCGACGCCGGGTCGCCGAAAGCCACGAATATCGCCATGCTCAGCGCGTTCGTGGGAGCCACGGGGGTCGTCAAGTATGAGAACCTGCTGGCGGTGCTGGAAGAGAAGCTGGGGTCGAAGAAGGATTTGCTGGACATCAACCGCGCCGTGATGAAAGCGGGGTACGAACTGGGACAAAAAGCCGCGAAGAGCGCCCCCGGAAAGAAGGTAAAGGCATGA
- a CDS encoding 2Fe-2S iron-sulfur cluster-binding protein, whose product MVTLTINGKVVQAEKGEYLLAVIRRMGIDVPALCHHEAVEPYGGCRLCMVEITKESWNGWKNHVTACLYPAEQDLIVSTHSDTIIELRKSLLDLFLARNPHTPLIQKLAAEHGLTKTTFEVVPEPNDCILCGICTRVCDEMGFSAISMVNRGHGREVAPPLHQPPPACVGCLACAQACPTRYIKYEDNGATRKIWDRTFELLTCEKTGRPTITREFAEYLSEHRDLPKEYFRVNDESHRGELVSTMAAITRWSVTEEKK is encoded by the coding sequence ATGGTAACACTGACCATAAACGGCAAGGTCGTTCAGGCGGAAAAGGGTGAATACCTGCTCGCCGTAATCCGGCGGATGGGGATCGACGTCCCGGCGCTGTGTCACCACGAGGCGGTGGAACCGTACGGCGGCTGCCGCCTGTGCATGGTGGAGATCACCAAGGAGTCCTGGAACGGCTGGAAGAACCACGTGACCGCCTGCCTCTACCCCGCCGAACAGGACCTTATTGTCAGCACGCACAGCGACACGATAATCGAGTTGCGCAAAAGCCTGCTGGATCTGTTTCTGGCGCGGAATCCCCATACGCCGCTCATCCAGAAGCTGGCGGCGGAACACGGGTTGACGAAGACAACGTTCGAGGTCGTGCCGGAGCCGAACGACTGCATTCTGTGCGGGATTTGTACGCGCGTGTGCGACGAAATGGGGTTTTCGGCGATATCGATGGTGAACCGGGGGCACGGCCGCGAAGTGGCGCCGCCGCTGCACCAGCCGCCGCCGGCCTGTGTCGGCTGCCTCGCGTGCGCACAAGCGTGCCCGACCCGGTATATCAAATACGAAGACAACGGCGCCACCCGGAAGATCTGGGACAGGACATTCGAGCTGCTGACGTGCGAAAAGACCGGCCGACCGACCATCACCCGGGAGTTTGCGGAGTATCTGAGCGAGCATCGCGACCTACCGAAGGAGTACTTCCGGGTAAACGACGAATCCCACCGGGGAGAACTGGTGTCGACGATGGCCGCCATCACACGCTGGAGCGTCACGGAGGAGAAGAAATGA
- the vorB gene encoding 3-methyl-2-oxobutanoate dehydrogenase subunit VorB: protein MARILMKGNEAIAEAAIRAGATNYFCYPITPQTEVAEYLARRMPEVGGVFLQAESEIAVGNMLFGAASTGRRVFTSSSSPGISLMQEAISYIAGAQLPCVMLNIMRGGPGLGGILPAQSDYFQATKGGGHGDYRVLCLAPSSIQEAVDLTMSAFRLAEKYRNPVMIVGDGMIGQMMEPVEFPDTFDAGDPTANEAWAATGARGRKPRIIKSLFLDPLKLEENSLTLHRKYEQMKAEEVRFERYKINPKNELLIVSYGTMARICQTAIDELEREGVSVGLFRPISLFPYPEKELREEVDAKNIESILVIEMSCGQMVEDVERVVQGVKPVRFFGRTGGIVPSPEEAKEQIKNLLKKSARAKVGRTTGSVSKRARKG from the coding sequence ATGGCGAGAATATTGATGAAGGGCAACGAGGCGATCGCCGAGGCGGCGATCCGGGCAGGCGCGACCAACTATTTTTGTTACCCGATCACGCCGCAGACGGAGGTGGCGGAGTATCTGGCGCGGCGCATGCCGGAGGTGGGCGGCGTCTTCCTGCAGGCCGAGAGCGAGATCGCGGTGGGCAACATGCTGTTCGGCGCGGCGTCCACTGGGCGGCGCGTGTTTACATCGTCGTCGAGCCCCGGCATCTCCCTTATGCAGGAGGCGATTTCATATATCGCGGGCGCGCAGCTGCCGTGCGTCATGCTAAATATCATGCGCGGCGGTCCGGGCCTCGGCGGCATACTTCCCGCGCAGTCGGATTATTTCCAGGCGACCAAAGGCGGCGGACACGGCGACTACCGCGTGTTGTGTCTGGCCCCGTCCTCGATCCAGGAGGCCGTGGATTTGACGATGAGCGCGTTCCGGCTCGCGGAAAAGTATCGCAACCCGGTGATGATCGTGGGCGACGGCATGATCGGCCAGATGATGGAGCCGGTGGAGTTCCCGGACACATTCGACGCGGGCGATCCGACGGCCAACGAGGCGTGGGCGGCCACGGGCGCCCGGGGGCGCAAGCCGAGAATTATCAAGTCGCTGTTTCTGGATCCGCTCAAGCTGGAAGAGAACTCGCTGACTCTGCACCGCAAGTACGAGCAGATGAAGGCCGAGGAAGTGCGGTTCGAGCGGTACAAGATCAATCCGAAAAACGAGCTGCTGATCGTTTCGTACGGAACGATGGCGCGTATCTGCCAGACGGCGATCGACGAGCTGGAGCGTGAGGGCGTCTCGGTGGGGTTGTTCCGGCCGATCAGCCTGTTCCCCTATCCGGAGAAGGAGCTTCGCGAAGAGGTCGACGCCAAAAACATCGAGTCGATACTGGTGATCGAGATGAGCTGCGGGCAGATGGTCGAGGACGTGGAGCGGGTGGTACAGGGAGTGAAGCCGGTGAGATTTTTCGGGCGGACCGGCGGAATCGTGCCGTCGCCCGAGGAAGCGAAAGAGCAGATCAAGAACCTGTTGAAGAAGTCGGCGCGGGCGAAGGTCGGGCGGACGACCGGGTCGGTTTCGAAGCGCGCGCGCAAGGGATAA
- a CDS encoding fibronectin type III domain-containing protein produces MKRLIPLVCLLLLALSCGGKKEVADETRPTIQPVNVRVEPGHEKLTVTWEKRGDGLFSGYNIYISQTPLASLSGPYPEPFNPAPSPGDTDPTDNIEHFEAAGLTQGATYYVSVRAVYPDRTLSAPSNEVMTATGGRGVMDLGMRYNAQQDGFSFVSDGFVEADDLANDLYYYNAAGSHFLASPIRLNGFLRNSRLYKLPVRGSLDDARASLADYTGRPADDRVEITVGDWVLVRTDDNTHALINVTGVAGAGPDAIVQLWYAYCSLPDVLLF; encoded by the coding sequence ATGAAACGGCTTATTCCGCTTGTGTGTCTTCTGCTTCTGGCGCTGTCATGCGGCGGCAAGAAGGAAGTTGCTGATGAAACGCGGCCGACGATTCAGCCCGTTAACGTGCGCGTCGAGCCCGGACATGAAAAACTCACCGTCACCTGGGAAAAACGCGGCGACGGCCTGTTCAGCGGCTATAACATCTACATCAGTCAGACGCCGCTGGCGTCGCTGTCGGGACCATACCCGGAGCCGTTCAATCCGGCGCCCTCCCCGGGCGATACCGATCCGACCGACAATATCGAACACTTCGAAGCAGCCGGCCTTACCCAGGGTGCCACATATTATGTCTCGGTCCGCGCCGTCTATCCCGACCGCACCCTGTCGGCGCCGTCCAACGAGGTGATGACCGCGACCGGCGGCCGTGGCGTCATGGACCTCGGCATGCGGTACAACGCTCAGCAAGACGGCTTCTCGTTCGTGTCCGACGGCTTTGTCGAAGCCGACGATTTGGCTAACGATCTCTACTACTACAACGCCGCCGGATCGCACTTTCTGGCCTCTCCCATCCGGCTCAACGGGTTTCTGCGCAACTCCCGGCTGTACAAGCTGCCGGTGCGTGGTTCGCTCGATGACGCCCGCGCGTCGCTGGCCGACTACACCGGCCGTCCTGCCGATGATCGCGTGGAGATAACGGTCGGGGACTGGGTGCTCGTGCGCACCGACGACAACACGCATGCCCTGATCAATGTGACCGGAGTCGCGGGCGCCGGTCCCGATGCCATCGTGCAGTTGTGGTACGCCTACTGCTCCCTTCCCGACGTACTGCTGTTTTAG
- a CDS encoding 4Fe-4S dicluster domain-containing protein, translating into MTHRFVVKPELCIGCRTCELACSFAHARDGKQGRTRIFALGGGFKDLFIPVTCLQCEDPACAKSCLVGAIARNPETGAMEINQAKCVKCMACIAACPFGCSLFDEPQGLVVKCDLCGGDPACAKFCPTKALEYKPLTATALRPAI; encoded by the coding sequence ATGACCCATCGGTTTGTCGTGAAGCCGGAGCTGTGCATCGGCTGTCGCACCTGCGAGCTGGCGTGTTCGTTCGCGCACGCCAGAGACGGCAAGCAGGGACGCACGCGCATCTTCGCCCTCGGCGGCGGGTTCAAGGACCTGTTCATTCCGGTGACGTGCCTGCAGTGCGAGGATCCCGCCTGCGCCAAATCGTGCCTGGTCGGTGCGATCGCCCGCAACCCGGAGACCGGGGCGATGGAGATCAATCAGGCGAAATGCGTGAAGTGCATGGCCTGTATTGCGGCTTGTCCGTTCGGGTGTTCGTTGTTCGACGAGCCGCAGGGCCTGGTGGTCAAATGTGATCTGTGCGGCGGCGACCCGGCGTGTGCAAAGTTCTGTCCGACCAAAGCTCTTGAGTACAAGCCGTTGACGGCAACCGCGCTTCGTCCGGCGATCTAG
- a CDS encoding Xaa-Pro peptidase family protein, giving the protein MAIVAEKISQTAGILDELDLDLWLVFVRETRMLADPVCDLVVGHDVTWQSFFAFTRAGRSIALVGNFDRDIFTRDGYYGDVRTYTEGVGESIRRLLRELDPSTIAVNYSIDNPAADGLTHGMYLALCEYMKNTPHRDRLVSAQAVCSALRSRKTPTEIACLTAAAAMAVDVWNEAGPQIAVGMSERDVAAVVDGLIHARGAKTSFETAVNAGDKTSPGHGLPTDARLAHGDLMHIDFGVELDGYCSDLQRLIYFRRPGEASPPGELSDAFETVNRIITETARVTRPGARGCEIDALARSMLRDEGYPAYEHALGHQLGRSVHDGGAIIGPEWERYGSTPMMPLEENNVFTLELEILLPGIGCVGLEEDVRVTGRGAEFLCPRQVELIIR; this is encoded by the coding sequence ATGGCCATTGTCGCCGAAAAGATCAGCCAGACCGCCGGCATTCTCGACGAACTCGACCTTGACCTGTGGCTGGTGTTTGTCCGCGAGACGCGGATGCTGGCCGACCCGGTCTGCGACCTGGTGGTCGGTCACGACGTCACCTGGCAGTCGTTTTTTGCCTTCACCCGCGCGGGTCGGTCGATTGCCCTTGTCGGCAACTTCGACCGCGACATCTTCACCCGCGACGGATACTACGGCGACGTGCGCACGTACACCGAAGGCGTGGGAGAGTCGATCCGGAGGCTGCTGCGCGAGCTGGACCCGTCGACCATCGCGGTCAACTACTCGATCGATAACCCGGCCGCCGACGGTCTCACGCACGGGATGTATCTCGCGCTGTGCGAATACATGAAAAATACGCCGCACCGGGATCGGCTGGTGTCCGCTCAGGCCGTCTGTTCGGCGCTTCGCAGCCGCAAGACGCCGACTGAAATCGCTTGCCTCACGGCGGCGGCCGCGATGGCGGTCGACGTCTGGAACGAAGCCGGGCCGCAGATCGCCGTTGGCATGTCCGAGCGGGACGTGGCCGCGGTGGTCGACGGACTCATCCACGCACGAGGCGCAAAGACCTCATTCGAGACAGCCGTCAACGCCGGCGACAAGACCAGTCCGGGGCACGGCCTGCCCACCGACGCCCGACTCGCGCACGGCGACCTCATGCATATCGACTTCGGCGTCGAGCTCGACGGCTACTGCTCGGACTTGCAGCGGCTGATCTATTTCCGCCGACCCGGCGAGGCCTCTCCGCCCGGGGAGCTGAGCGACGCGTTTGAGACGGTCAACCGCATCATTACGGAGACCGCGCGAGTCACCCGCCCCGGGGCGCGCGGCTGCGAGATCGACGCGCTCGCGCGGAGCATGCTGCGCGACGAAGGGTATCCTGCGTACGAGCACGCACTCGGACATCAGCTCGGCCGATCCGTTCACGATGGCGGCGCCATTATCGGCCCCGAGTGGGAGCGCTACGGCTCGACTCCGATGATGCCGCTCGAAGAAAATAATGTCTTTACGCTCGAGCTCGAAATCCTGCTGCCGGGGATCGGCTGCGTGGGGCTCGAGGAAGACGTACGTGTAACCGGTCGCGGCGCCGAGTTCCTGTGCCCGCGACAAGTGGAGTTGATTATCAGATGA
- a CDS encoding 4Fe-4S binding protein — MPGVTIDKNHCKGCELCVKACPQQILSLSKDITVRGYFYAQMHDPSRCIGCTICAITCPDAAIEVHTHGTRYVLFQY, encoded by the coding sequence ATGCCAGGCGTTACAATCGACAAAAACCATTGCAAGGGTTGTGAGCTGTGCGTGAAAGCCTGTCCGCAGCAGATATTGTCGCTGTCGAAAGACATCACGGTGCGCGGGTATTTTTACGCGCAGATGCACGACCCGTCGCGCTGTATCGGCTGCACCATTTGTGCGATCACGTGTCCCGATGCCGCGATCGAGGTTCACACGCACGGGACGAGGTACGTGCTGTTCCAGTATTGA
- a CDS encoding citryl-CoA lyase translates to MAEEKWRTSITDIGPGKINVRGYRITDIMERLSYAETVYLILKGELPNKAEAALMNAILVSSVDHGASPPSVLGTRTVVSGGNSLNAALAGGVLVIGDSHGGAIEQSAKIMQEWAKKDGDPAHLASQIVDWLSEKKIRMPGFGHRLHNVDPRTGKLFDIAATHGYSGRHIELCKAIEKALNDKLGKALPINVDGAIAAVISDMGFDWRLGKGFFIISRMPGLLAHAYEEMTREKPMRKLGPMPFEYDGPPERGM, encoded by the coding sequence ATGGCCGAGGAAAAGTGGCGTACGTCGATCACCGATATCGGGCCCGGCAAAATAAACGTCCGGGGCTACCGGATCACCGATATCATGGAACGGCTCTCCTACGCGGAGACGGTCTATCTCATTCTCAAGGGAGAACTGCCGAACAAGGCCGAGGCGGCCCTGATGAACGCGATCCTCGTTTCATCGGTTGACCACGGTGCGTCACCGCCGTCGGTGCTGGGGACCCGCACTGTCGTCTCCGGCGGCAATTCGCTCAACGCCGCGCTCGCCGGCGGCGTCCTCGTCATCGGCGACTCGCACGGCGGCGCGATCGAGCAGTCGGCAAAAATCATGCAGGAGTGGGCCAAAAAGGACGGCGACCCCGCACACCTCGCATCACAGATCGTCGACTGGCTCTCTGAAAAGAAAATCCGCATGCCCGGTTTCGGACACCGGCTGCACAATGTCGATCCGCGCACCGGCAAGCTCTTTGATATCGCCGCCACGCACGGCTACTCCGGCCGACACATCGAGTTGTGCAAAGCGATCGAAAAAGCGCTCAACGATAAACTCGGCAAGGCCCTGCCGATTAATGTCGACGGCGCTATCGCGGCCGTGATCTCCGACATGGGCTTCGACTGGCGGCTCGGCAAGGGCTTTTTCATCATCTCGCGCATGCCGGGTCTGCTGGCCCATGCGTATGAGGAGATGACGAGGGAGAAGCCGATGCGCAAGCTCGGCCCGATGCCGTTCGAGTACGACGGCCCGCCGGAGAGAGGTATGTAA
- a CDS encoding NADH-ubiquinone oxidoreductase-F iron-sulfur binding region domain-containing protein gives MRIESEKQLRDYRKKLVDADRKLTKKIMVCHGPGCLASGSEQISEEFTKQLAKKRIAGVTVEAVKKTGCHSFCEKSPLVAIEPAQILYTKVKVKDVAEIIEKSVAGDEVIERLVYHDPHSNEAIATYPDVPFYKYQTRLALRNLGKINACDIDDYIRVGGYDGAAKALLHMTPENVIDEITKSNLRGRGGGGFPAGRKWASCRAVESDVRYVVCNGDEGDPGAFMDRAIMEGDPHTVLEGMVVAAFAVGANDGYIYVREEYPLAVINLQKAIEQAEGLGLLGDNILGTGFSLRIHINRGAGAFVCGESSALMLSVAGNVGEPRAKYVRSVVKGLWDKPTVLNNVETYANVPLIITNGAEWFTSIGAPKNAGTKAFSLVGKVRHTGLIEVPMGTTLRRIVFDIGGGLLKDRPFKGVQTGGPSGGCLAEKHLDLSVDFDTLTTHGSMMGSGGMIVMDDRTCMVDVAKYFLSFLVSESCGKCIPCREGLYQLHKLAIAISEGRGTEQDIEKMERLSEMVVLGSLCGLGKSGPNPFLSTISNFRDEYLAHIRDHRCPAGVCRELITYEINPEKCDGCMACISACAVHAITGRKTKPHVINQELCTKCGACVAACTRDAIAVF, from the coding sequence ATGCGCATCGAGTCCGAAAAACAATTACGCGACTACCGCAAGAAGCTGGTCGACGCCGATCGGAAGCTGACCAAGAAGATCATGGTGTGTCACGGCCCGGGCTGCCTGGCGTCGGGTTCCGAGCAGATCAGCGAGGAGTTCACGAAACAACTCGCGAAGAAACGGATCGCGGGCGTGACGGTGGAGGCGGTCAAAAAGACCGGCTGTCATTCGTTTTGCGAGAAGTCTCCGCTGGTAGCGATCGAGCCCGCGCAGATTCTGTACACCAAGGTGAAGGTGAAGGACGTCGCGGAGATTATCGAAAAGTCAGTCGCGGGCGACGAGGTGATCGAGCGGCTGGTATACCACGACCCGCACAGCAACGAGGCGATCGCGACGTATCCGGACGTTCCCTTTTACAAGTACCAGACCCGTCTGGCCCTGCGCAACCTGGGCAAGATCAACGCGTGTGATATCGACGACTACATTCGGGTCGGCGGCTACGACGGCGCGGCGAAAGCGCTGCTGCACATGACCCCGGAAAACGTGATCGACGAGATTACGAAGTCGAACCTTCGCGGCCGGGGCGGCGGCGGATTTCCCGCGGGCCGCAAGTGGGCGTCGTGCCGGGCGGTCGAATCCGACGTTCGTTATGTCGTTTGTAACGGCGACGAGGGCGACCCGGGGGCGTTCATGGACCGCGCCATCATGGAAGGCGATCCCCACACCGTGCTGGAAGGCATGGTTGTCGCGGCCTTCGCGGTCGGCGCCAACGACGGGTATATCTATGTGCGCGAGGAATACCCACTGGCCGTGATCAACCTGCAGAAGGCGATCGAACAGGCCGAAGGGCTCGGCCTTCTGGGCGACAACATTCTCGGCACCGGCTTTTCGCTGCGGATTCACATCAACCGGGGCGCCGGCGCATTCGTGTGCGGGGAATCCTCGGCGCTCATGCTGTCGGTGGCGGGCAATGTCGGCGAGCCGCGCGCCAAGTATGTGCGCTCGGTCGTCAAAGGCCTTTGGGACAAGCCGACCGTTCTGAACAATGTCGAGACCTACGCCAACGTGCCGTTGATCATCACCAACGGCGCCGAGTGGTTTACATCGATCGGCGCGCCGAAAAACGCGGGCACCAAGGCATTCTCGCTGGTCGGCAAAGTCCGGCATACGGGATTGATCGAAGTGCCGATGGGAACGACGCTGCGCAGGATCGTATTCGATATCGGCGGCGGCCTCCTCAAGGACCGTCCCTTCAAAGGCGTCCAGACCGGCGGACCATCGGGCGGCTGTCTGGCCGAGAAGCATCTCGACCTGTCGGTCGATTTCGATACCCTGACCACGCACGGTTCGATGATGGGATCGGGCGGCATGATCGTGATGGACGACCGGACCTGCATGGTGGACGTCGCGAAGTACTTCCTGTCCTTCCTCGTCTCCGAATCGTGCGGGAAGTGCATTCCCTGTCGGGAGGGGCTCTACCAGTTGCACAAGCTCGCGATCGCCATCAGCGAAGGTCGCGGGACGGAGCAGGATATCGAAAAGATGGAGCGCCTGTCGGAGATGGTGGTGCTGGGGTCATTGTGCGGTCTGGGCAAGTCGGGTCCGAACCCGTTTTTGTCGACCATCTCGAATTTCCGCGACGAGTATCTGGCGCACATTCGGGACCACCGGTGTCCGGCCGGCGTGTGCCGCGAGTTGATCACGTACGAGATAAACCCCGAGAAGTGCGACGGCTGCATGGCCTGTATTTCCGCCTGTGCGGTGCACGCCATCACGGGCAGGAAAACCAAACCGCACGTCATCAACCAGGAGCTGTGCACCAAGTGCGGCGCCTGCGTGGCGGCGTGCACCCGGGACGCGATCGCGGTCTTTTAG
- a CDS encoding NAD(P)H-dependent oxidoreductase subunit E, protein MKHDLAKVPEIIGRYPQQPSSLIMVLQDIQKEFSFLPCEALEQTAKSLGVPLSKVFSVSTFYNAFSLNKKGDTVVRVCIGTACHIRGARQIQEQMETALKIKAGETTADGKFTLEVVGCVGACAMAPVVMTNERYHPQCKVNTVKKLVAKR, encoded by the coding sequence ATGAAGCACGACCTTGCGAAGGTGCCGGAGATTATCGGTCGTTATCCCCAGCAGCCGTCGTCGCTCATCATGGTCCTTCAGGACATCCAGAAGGAGTTCAGCTTCCTGCCGTGTGAGGCGCTGGAACAGACGGCGAAGTCGCTGGGCGTGCCGCTGTCGAAGGTATTTTCGGTATCGACGTTTTACAACGCCTTTTCTCTGAACAAGAAGGGCGACACGGTGGTGCGGGTGTGTATCGGCACGGCCTGCCATATCCGGGGCGCGCGGCAGATTCAGGAACAGATGGAAACGGCGCTGAAGATCAAAGCCGGCGAGACGACCGCCGACGGCAAGTTTACGCTCGAGGTGGTCGGCTGCGTGGGCGCCTGCGCGATGGCGCCGGTGGTGATGACCAACGAACGCTATCACCCGCAGTGCAAAGTGAACACGGTCAAGAAGCTGGTCGCGAAGAGGTAA
- a CDS encoding DUF5684 domain-containing protein produces MQQSRAGDRPGVGDSYAQFKLAQKVGCSNNAWWSFIPILNSLLLLQMARKPMWWFLLMLVPLVNIVIFAILWIDVAKAVGKSGFLGFCTLVPVVNLVTVGILAFTGSDNREGPFPPKSPSQPRQPQSVA; encoded by the coding sequence TTGCAACAATCCCGAGCGGGCGACCGGCCGGGGGTTGGCGACTCGTATGCCCAGTTCAAGCTGGCTCAGAAGGTCGGTTGCAGCAATAACGCCTGGTGGTCGTTCATTCCGATCCTGAACAGCCTGCTGTTGCTTCAGATGGCGCGAAAGCCGATGTGGTGGTTCCTGCTGATGCTGGTGCCGCTGGTGAACATCGTGATTTTCGCCATCCTGTGGATCGACGTGGCCAAAGCCGTCGGCAAATCCGGGTTCCTCGGATTCTGTACGCTCGTGCCGGTGGTCAATCTCGTAACGGTGGGCATTCTTGCGTTCACCGGTTCGGACAACCGGGAGGGCCCGTTCCCGCCGAAGAGCCCGAGCCAGCCGCGCCAGCCGCAGTCTGTGGCGTAA
- a CDS encoding thiamine pyrophosphate-dependent enzyme — protein sequence MHIEQAHKTIFRRPESLAETVTHYCPGCTHGIIHRLVAESLDELGLRERAVGVAPVGCSVLIYNYFNCDFLEAPHGRAPALATGFKRIRPDMIVFTYQGDGDLASIGMGEIVHAANRGEKITVVFVNNAIYGMTGGQMAPTTLAGQITSTCPHGRDTSVTGYPVRMSELLATLVTPGYIERVSVHSPMHIIRAKKAVRRAFEYQTSGTCFSLVEVLSTCPTNWGLTPTEATKWLEKNMFSYYPLGCFKQPDSAGVR from the coding sequence ATGCACATCGAACAGGCACACAAAACGATATTCCGGCGACCGGAGTCGCTTGCCGAGACCGTGACCCATTACTGTCCGGGCTGTACGCACGGGATCATTCATCGGCTGGTGGCGGAGTCGCTGGACGAGTTGGGGCTTCGCGAACGTGCGGTCGGCGTGGCGCCGGTGGGATGCTCGGTGCTGATCTACAATTACTTCAACTGCGACTTTCTGGAGGCGCCGCACGGCCGGGCGCCGGCGCTGGCCACCGGATTCAAGCGTATCCGTCCCGACATGATCGTGTTCACGTACCAGGGGGACGGCGACCTGGCGTCGATCGGCATGGGTGAAATCGTGCACGCCGCCAACCGGGGCGAAAAAATCACCGTTGTATTCGTGAACAACGCGATTTATGGGATGACGGGCGGTCAGATGGCGCCGACGACCCTGGCGGGACAGATCACCTCGACGTGTCCGCACGGCCGCGACACGAGTGTGACCGGGTATCCGGTCCGCATGTCGGAGCTGCTGGCGACGCTGGTGACGCCGGGGTATATCGAGCGCGTGTCGGTGCATTCGCCGATGCACATCATTCGCGCGAAAAAAGCCGTGCGGCGGGCGTTTGAATACCAGACATCCGGGACGTGTTTCTCGCTGGTCGAGGTGTTGTCGACCTGCCCGACGAACTGGGGTCTCACGCCGACCGAAGCGACCAAATGGCTGGAGAAAAACATGTTCAGCTACTATCCGCTCGGCTGCTTCAAGCAGCCGGACAGTGCGGGGGTGCGCTGA